GTCGCGCCGTGAGGCCGTGATGGCGGACGAGCGGTCACCCGAGCGGTCGCCCGAGGAAGGCGCCGCGCTGTCACCCGAGCTGTCACCTGAGCTGTCACCTGAGGAGGGCGCCGCGCTGTCGGCGCTGTACCGCGAGGCCGACGACGACGCCGAGCCGCCGGGCGAGTGGTCGTCGCTGCGCGACCTGATCGGCGCGGCGCGCGCCAGCGGCTTCGACGAGGAGCCGTCGCCGCGGATCGACGCGCTCCTGATGGCCGCGGCCCGGCAGCACGCGCCGGCGCCGCGCCGGCGCTGGTGGCAGCGCCTGGCGGCGTGGATGCAGCCGGTCATGGTGCACCCGGCCCTGGCCGGTGCGGCGGCGCTGGTCGTGGTCGTCGGCGCCGCCGGCGTCATGTACCGCCGCGGCACCAGCGAGGTCACGCATCCAGCGGCGCCCGTGCCGCAGCTCGCCGAGCGCGCGCGGTCAGGCGCGCCGCCGCCGACCGACGAAGGCGAGCCCGAAGCGGTCACCGCGGTCGCGCCGGCGGCCGACCCGAACGTCGGGGCGGAGGTGGCGACCGCCGACAAGCAGGCCGCGGCTGCGCCGACCACGCCTCGCCCTCGGCCTCGGCCCGCGCCCACCGCCGGGGCGCCCGCCGCTGGGCCCGCGTCCGCCGCCGGGCGCGGCGCGTCATTCAACGCCGATCGCGACGTCGACGACCGCATGCAGATCGCGGCCGACGAGGCCGCGCCACCGATGGTGACGGGGCGCGAGCCGCCGGTCCAGGCACCGTCGCCGCCGGTGACCGGGAGCAAGCCGCCGGTGCAAGCGGTGACCGGGAGCAAGCCGCCGGTCCAGGCACCGTCGCCGCCGCCGGTGAGCGAGCAGAAGCCATCGGCCCCGCCGCCGCCACCGCGGCCAGATGCGACCACCGCGCCGCGCGGCGGTGCGGTCAACACGCAGACCTCGGGGCCCGCGCGGGCTGAGCTCCTGCGTGCCGCGCAGCAGGCTGCCCGTCGGGGCGACTGCACGTCGGCGCGCGCGGTGTCGGACAAGGTGCGGGCGCTGGATCCGACCTATCACCGCGATGTGTTCGCGCGCGACCCCGACATCGCGCGCTGTCTCGCCGCCGCCAAAGCTAATTGACTTTGGTTCAAGAGCCGCGACAATGGGCCGATGCGCGCTCGCCATGCCCTGACCCTCGCGGTGCTCTCGGTCGCAGCCTGCGGCGGGGACGACCGCCCCGGATCGCCTGACGCCGCGACCGGCGCGACGTACTTCCAGGACGTCAAGCCGATCATCGACGCCAAGTGCCTCGGCTGTCACGCCACCGGCGGGATCGCGCCGTTCACGCTCGAGACCATCGACGAGGTCACCGAGAAGGGCGGCGTCGTCCTCGAGAACGTCGTGGCCAAGACCATGCCGCCGTGGCCGGTCAACCCCGACTGCAACCAGTACTTCGGCGATCGCTCGCTGACCGACGCGCAGATCGCGACCTTCCAGGCGTGGGCCGCCGGCGGCTACCAGGCCGGCGATCCCGCGCACCCCGGCGCGCCGCTCGTGACCGAGGAGCTCCGGCTGACCCGCGTCGATCAGACGCTGCGCATGGCCGCGCCCTACACGCCGCAGACCACGACCGAGAACCCCGACGAGTACCGCTGCTTCGTCATCCCGTGGCCCGAGACCACGACCACGTACGTGACCGGCTTCCGCGCGACGCCCGGCAACCCCAAGGTCGTGCACCACGTGATCGCGTTCCACGCCCAGCCGAACCAGGTCGCCGAGTACGAGGCGCTCGACGCGGCCGATCCCGGCGCCGGCTATCAGTGCTTCGGCGGCACCGGCGGGCCGTCGCGGACCTGGCTCGGCGCGTGGGCGCCGGGCAGCCTCGGCAGCGACGTGCCGGCCGGCACCGGCCTCGCGGTCGCGCCGGGCTCGGCGATCATCCTGCAGGTGCACTACAACGTGCTCCAGGCCGGGCCCGAGCCGGATCAGACCCAGATCGAGTTCAAGCTCGACGACGCCGTCGCCAAGGTCGCGACGATCCAGCCGTGGGCCAACCCGCAGTGGCTCGACACCCAGCTCATGCACATCCCGCCCAACGAGGCCGACGTGATGCACGCGTTCGAGTTCGACGCGACGCTCGCGACCGGCGGCCCGTTTCAGATCTACTCGGCCGGCCTGCACATGCACACGCTCGGCACGCGCATCAAGGCCAGCGCGATCACCGGCGCGGGCGTCGAGCAGTGCCTGGCGCAGATCGACGACTGGAACTTCCACTGGCAGGGCAGCTACGGCCTGCGCACGCCGATCACGTTCAATCGCGGCGACAAGCTCCGGGTCGAGTGCCACTGGGACAACACCGTCGCCAACCAGCCGATGGTCGGCGGCCAGCCGCGCACGCCCACCGACGTCTACTGGGGCGAGGGCACGACCGACGAGATGTGCCTCGGCGTCTTCTACATCACGCCGCTGTGATCGCGGGCTGACCGCGCCCGACCGGGCGCGTCCTGAGGCGCGTCGGTCGGCGCGCCCAGGTGGCCGCGCGATGCCGCGCGCCATCGCTCGTACCGCGCGCGCCGGCCGGCGGCGCGGCCTCGTCGTCGGAGCGCGGGCGCGAGGAGGACGTGGTCAGCGCGGGGCGCGCGCGGTCAGCGGGTCGGGCTGCGCGCGGCGGGCGACGCAGCGCCGGTCGCTCGCCGCGGTCGCGGTCGCGGCGCCCGCGTGGGTCGCGGTGGGTGGCGGCGGATCGATCGGGCGGGTGCTCACGCCGGCTGACCGCGGGTCCACGTGCGCCGGGCCTCGGCCGGGAGCCGGCCGTAGCGCCGCTGGTGCGCGTCGAGGAAGGCGCGGGTCGGCGGGTTGAGGTAGCCGCCGCCGGCGAGCTCGCCGAACTCGGCGAGGTAGCGCGCGGCGATCGCGGCGAACCGGCGGTCGCGCTCGTCCTTGGCGACGATCGACGCGGCCGCGACCGCGGCGTGACGGCCCTCGCCGCGATCGAACGCGCGCAGGTGCGGGTACTGGTCGCGCAGCGGCGTGAACATCTTGGCGCCATCGGCGATGATGCGCGCGCAGGTCGGCGCGCCGTCGATCAGCACCACCGCGCGCTCGCGCTCGAGCAGGTTGAGCTCACCCCGCTCGACCCGGGCGTCGATCTCATCGGCCTCGACCACCGCCACCGCGACGTACGGCGCGCGCGCGCGCACCAGCGCGGCCAGCGCGGCCCGACGCTCGATCGCGCCCTTGCCGGCGAGCTGCTTCGAGTCGCACACGCCGGCCCGGGTCAGCGCGCGGGCGGCGCTGGCGTCGAGGGCGACCGCGGCGACCACCATCGGGCCCAGGATCGGCCCGCGGCCGGCCTCATCGAGGCCGAGCGTCAGCGCGCCGCGGATCGTGGCGCCGACGCCGGGCAGGCCGAGCTGACCGTCGCGGCTCGCGGCGCCAGCGGCGCGGCGCGGGGCCCGGCTCACGGCGCCAGCCGCGCGGCCAGGGTCGCGAGCGCCAGCTCGAGCCCGACCTCGAGCTCGTAGGCGTCGAGATCGTTGCGGGCGGCGGCGCGATCGATCGCGCGACCGGCGTCGGCGAGCGCGCGCTGGCCGGCCCGCGCCAGCGGCTCGCCGACCAGCATCTCGAGATCGGGCGCGGCCCGGAACAGCGCGTGGTGGACGGTGTCGGGCTCGAGCGCGAGCTTGGGCAGGTCGTGCTTGAAGAAGCCGTCGACGGCGCCGCCGGCGAGGAACCCGGCGACGTAGGCGCGGGCGTAGGCCAGCGGCGCGGTCGCGGTCGCGATCGCGCGGTCGAGCTCGGCCGCGTCCGTGATGGTCGCGCGCAGCTCGGCGGCGACCTCGGCGGCGGCGGCGCGCAGCATGGCCTCGTAGCCGTCGGCCAGCAGGCCGACCAGGTAGTCGCGATCGGCGGTCGTCGCGCTGTGGCTGCCGAACGGCAGCTGGCGCGGGCGCACCAGCTCGATGACCTCGTGCGCGGCGCGGCGGTAGAGCTCGCTGACGGCGGTGGCGAGGGCCCGGCGGGCGCGCGCGACGACCGCCTCGGTCCAGCCCGCGGCGGCGGCGGCGACCCGGTCGCGGGCCGCGCGCTCGCCGTCGGCCCGGGCGGTGGCCTCGGCGCGGGTGGCCGCGAGCGTGGCCTGGGCGGTGGCGATCGTGGCGAGCAGGCGCCGGGCCACCGCGCCGCGCTTGAT
The genomic region above belongs to Myxococcales bacterium and contains:
- a CDS encoding monooxygenase, yielding MRARHALTLAVLSVAACGGDDRPGSPDAATGATYFQDVKPIIDAKCLGCHATGGIAPFTLETIDEVTEKGGVVLENVVAKTMPPWPVNPDCNQYFGDRSLTDAQIATFQAWAAGGYQAGDPAHPGAPLVTEELRLTRVDQTLRMAAPYTPQTTTENPDEYRCFVIPWPETTTTYVTGFRATPGNPKVVHHVIAFHAQPNQVAEYEALDAADPGAGYQCFGGTGGPSRTWLGAWAPGSLGSDVPAGTGLAVAPGSAIILQVHYNVLQAGPEPDQTQIEFKLDDAVAKVATIQPWANPQWLDTQLMHIPPNEADVMHAFEFDATLATGGPFQIYSAGLHMHTLGTRIKASAITGAGVEQCLAQIDDWNFHWQGSYGLRTPITFNRGDKLRVECHWDNTVANQPMVGGQPRTPTDVYWGEGTTDEMCLGVFYITPL